ATGAGGAAGCATCGTGCTGGATACCGCTCATGCAGGTGTGGCAAGGGCAGCGCTACGGCATGAACTTCGTTCCGCGCGTGGGCGATCACGTCTATATCGGGTTTCTGAACATGGACCCGGACCGCCCCTTCATTCTCGGCAGCCACACAACCGATCGCAACGAGGCGCCGTGGGACCTGTACGCGAACCACGCGCTCTCGGGCTGGCGCAGCCAGGATCTGGACGGCTACGGCAAGGGATCGAACACGGTGGTGACCGACGACACTCCCGGCCAGCTCCAGGTGCAGGTGACCAGCGACCATGCCAACTCGAGGTTCGTGGCGGGCTGCAACGTGCGCATCGACGGGAACACAGGGCGCTCGCAGGCGCGCGGCGAAGGCATCGAGATTGCGACCGACGCAAATGCGGTCATGCGCGCGAACCGGGGCATGCTCATCACGACCGAGGCTCGCGACGGGGCAACGGCTCCCATGAAGGACATGGGCGAGACGATTGCGCGCCTTGACGAGGCCCGCACCCTGCACGACAGGCTGGCGGGAGATGCGCAGGCAAACGGCGCGCAGGATTCTGGCGGAGATCAGAAGGCCGTTGCCGCAGCGATCAGGGCGCAGAACCGTGCGCTGGCGGGCAAGACCGGGGCGGGCAAATTTCCTGAATTCGCCCAGCCTCACGTGACGCTGGCAAGTCCCGCCGGTATCGAGTCCACCACGGCGGGCAGCACCCATGTTGCGAGCGGCGAGCATCTTGCGATGACGAGTGGAGCCGATGTGGCCATTGCGGCGGGCGGGTCATTCTTCGGGACATTTGGCAACAAGTTGCGCATGACCGTCCAGAAAGCCGGAATGCGGCTCGTTGCAGTGTCGGGCGATATCGATCTGCGCGCGCTGAAAGACAGCATCAATCTCCTGGCGAGGCTCAATGTCACCGTCACGGCCGAGAAGATCACGATCAGCGCGAAGCAGGAAGTCGAAATCCGGGGCGGCGGCAGTTTCACGCGATGGAGTAGCGGGAAGATCTACCACGGCACGCCGGGGCAGTTTGAAATCCATTCCGCAGGGCGCCTGTTTACTGGACCGGATTCGGCTTCCCTTCCAACGCTTCCTGAATCGGCGCCTGGCCAGCAGGAGTTGCATTTCGCGCTAGGCGCACTGGCGAACGGCGCTGCTCACCGGTACGTGGAAGAACCCTATGAACTTTACCAGGGCAACGCGCTGATCGACAGCGGTGTGACCGACAGCTACGGGCGCGTAGTGGTGAAAGACCATCAGCCGGAGACGACGGAGTATTGCGTCAAGCTTTGCTATGGCGGCCAGTTCAGGCTGAAGGTCAAGGATGCACTCAATGCCGACGCCGACCATATCGATCAGCGCAGCAACCGGGGCGACCGTGCAGTCTGATAACTCATTTGAAAAACCGGAAACGGATCAGTCATGTCCAATCTGAAAACACAGAATCCCGTCGACGTCGCCATTACCGAAGTGGGCGGTCAGGCGCAAGGCTCGGTCCAATGGCTGCTCGAAAAGAAGACATGCCCGGACGCGCCCGAGATTACCGAAGGCAACGATCTCCAGTTCTTCATCTGCGGTCAGGAGGGCTTTGGTCAGTTATCCAAAGATCTGCGCGCTGCGAAGTCGACGGTCGATATTGTCTGCTGGGGCTTTGACCCGGGCATGGAAGTCGAGCGCACAGGCGAAGCGTGGCCGCGCGACCTGCGATACGGCGATCTGCTCGAACAGCTGGCCAAAGCTGAAGTGCGGGTCAGATTGCTACTCTGGTTTGATCCTCGCGCATCGAGAAAGCAGAACAGCATGCCGGGCTATACCGATGTGCCGGTTTCCCTCGCGACGAGCCCCATCCAGCGGATGGTCCAGGGGGATGACCCCTACGGCAATCCGGTGCGTCACGACTGGTGCAAGGCGTGGTGGAAACGGCATGGGCTGGAAAATGACCGCATTGACTCACGCAAGGCGCTGTACCCCGATCATCTTCAGATCGTGCTGCGCGGGATTGAAAAGCAGGCCGTCAAGGGTCTGCTGGCCGCGGACATCGCCGAGGAGGACCGGCCCGATTCGAGCTGGCTTAGTCCGGTTGACGAATCCGCGTTGCTGTGGAATTACCCGACGCATCATCAGAAACCCGTCCTGATCGACTATGCACACGATGGTGGCAGTAAGGCGGTGGGTTTTGTGATGGGACTGAATTCGGTCACGGACTTCTGGGATACGGCGGAGCACAAGATCGAAACGGGTCTGCGCGAAACGGGTGCGAGGTCCACGTGGGAAGGCGAGATCGATCACGAATACAGGAGCGATTTTGGCGGCGGCGATCCAGGCGAAGCGCAGAAGGTGGCGGCGATTCATGGCGGAAATTACACGTCCATCCGCCCTTATCAGGACTATGCCTGTCGGGTGGTGGGGCCGGCGCTGAGGCGGCTGCACGAAAATTTCGAGAACGGCTGGAATGCGTTTGCGCCTTCGCAATGGAAAACATCGGCGAAGGATGGCGATTCACTGCCGCCGAAGATTCCTACGCTTGCGAAAGACTCGGCGCAACGCGTGCAGATAGTCCGGACTCAGGCGGCGGAAGGGGAGAAGACTATCAAGAAGCTTTATTTCCAGGCTACGAGTATTGCGCGTAATTATATTTATATTGAAAACCAGTACTTTTTTTATCCGGAGTTTGCGCGTCATCTGAAGAATGAGCGAAGAAAGTTCTGCCGGGCATGGGCGAGGTTGGCGAAAAAGCCGATGACGGCCGTGCCAAATCTTCATCTGTTCATTGTCATTCCTCATCCAGAGGATGACGGAATGGTTCCCCGGACGTTCGACACGCTGACCGAACTGGGAAAGAGCGATGCAATGCCCGCGCAGGCGGGCTATGTCGATGAAGGGAAGGCCGATCAGCAATACGGCAACCATTCAACACAGGCGACTTACACCACCACATTCACGGACGAGTCGGGCGAGCCGGTCAGCATTGCTCGAACTCATCCAGTGCTGGATCGGCCTAGTCTGGAAACACTGGAACGGACGTTGGGGCTGAAGGTGAGCGTGGCGCGGCTATGCACGAGCGACTCGGTGGAAGGAAAGATGGCGTATCGGGAAATCTATATCCATTCGAAGTTGATGATCATTGACGATGTGTTCCTGACGCTCGGTAGCGCAAATTTGAACCAGCGCAGTATGTCGGTGGATAGTGAGATCAATATTGCGGCGACGGGGGCGGAGCATGCGGCCAGGTTGCGTGGTGCCGTGTTCGGGCTGCATTCTGACAATACAACTACTGGTGACGGCGGTCGGGAGGCAATGCCAGATGTTTTTGAAAGTTGGGAGCGCCTTGCAAACACAAATCTTGATAAATGGAAAGCGGGAAGGGAAAAATTGAAGGGATTCCTGATGAAATTCGAAGACCGGCGGTCTACCAATACGAAACATGCCATGAATACCGTACCTTCCTCCACGGACGGTGAAACCGCACTGACATGAAATTCACCCCCGCTCGATATCTGTTCGGTTTTTGCTTAGAGGCCAGTTCAAAAAGGCTGCTCCGTACGCCTGAAGATGTTCCAGCAGACGAGGGCGCAGCCGAATTTCAAGAATGCTTCGTGAATGTCAGCTCGACGATCGAAGCGTATGCGAAGACGACGGAAGTTGTGGAGCCACGAGTGAGTCCGTTCAACGACCCAACGGAATTTGCCCAGACCACTGCCATGTTCAGTGCGGCGCCTGGCGATCACCGGTTTGATGCCGCGTTCGCGCAATCGTTGACGATGCGGATCGGAATCGTAACCACGATCGGCATAGATGACTTTGGGTCTCTGAAGTGGTCGGCCGCGCGTGCCGCGGATCGGGGGAATCGCGTCGACGAGCGGCAGCAACTGGGTGACGTCGTTGCGGTTCGCGCCGGTCAGGATGGCGCTGATGGGAACGCCATTGGCGTCTACGAGGATGTGGTGCTTGGAACCGGGTCGCGAGCGATCCGTGGGGTTCGGGCCAGTTTTTCGCCCGCCCCAACGGCTCGTACCGACGAGGAATCGACGGCAGCGTATGAAAGATCGATCTGCCCGGCCTCGCGCAACTTGTCGAGCAGCAGTTCGTGTAGTCGATCCCATACTCCTGCTTTGCGCCAGTCGTTCAGTCGTCGCCAGCAGGTCGCGCCGGAGCCAAAGCCCAATACGGTCGGCAGGTAGTTCCATCGCAGACCGGTTTTCAACACGAACAGAATGCCATTCAACGCCGCCCGATCCGATACGCGCGGGCGACCAGGATGCTCTTTGCGCCGGGGCTTGGGCGGCGGCAGTAACGGTTCGATCAGTGTCCACAATTCGTCATCAATGATCGGCGCTTCCATCCCTTGGGTTCCATTGTTCAGGCATCCAAGGTTAACAGCTTGCCGAGAAAGTAAACAGCCCCCTCAGGGGTTTTTGAACTGGCCTCTTACTTTTCGGCTTGATACAAGCCGCGCTTGCCGGATCCCCAATTCACCAACTCATGGCCGCCATGTCCAGTTCCGATTCGCCTCGTTATACGAAACTGCCGCTGTTTGCTCCACATCGCAGGGATTTCACGTGTGTGTATCAGGAACAGCATCTGCCGCCTGTCGATCCGCAGGCCGAACTGTGGTTCCAGCAGGCACTCGCATCGGAACTTGATCCCAACATCTATTGGGAAGACAAGGACTGGAGAAAGATCTACCAGCTTTACTTGCAGGCTGCGGAACGCAACCACTGGAAAGCGATGCTCAATCTTGCCAGTCTGATCCTGAGTGACTACCCGATTCCCGTCAGAGATCCGGACATGGCAATTTCCTGGGTAGAGAAAGCGATGCAACTTGGGGTGCCCGATGCATGGGACACGATGGGTGTCTATCACATGAATGGCATCGTCAAGGGTGGAGACGCCACGAGCGCGTATGCATTCTTCCAGAAAGCCGCCGACATGGGCAGCCCGTTAGCCCAGGCGTTCCTGGGGGCGGCGCTGGATGCCGGCTGGGACAATCCGGGCAACGGATTCTGGGCTAATCTCCCTGTTGGGGTGAAGATGCTGGAATGTGCCGTGGCCCAAGGTTACGGCGACGCGGCGGATGAGCTTGGACTTGTATATGCTCGCCCCCACACACCGGAAGCAAATCTTCGCGCGTTAAAAGTTTTACATGAGGGAGTAAAGCTTGGTAGCGCAAAGTGTGCGAAGTCCCTCGGCGTTGAGTTTAGTGGTTTCTCTTTGTCTTCTGGCGACAATATCGCAGGCTACGTCGACATGGAAAGGTCCAAACGCTACAGGAAGATCGGTGACGTCTTGAAGTGGTACGAAGGCACCCTGAAGCTCCCCAATCTGGACAAGGTGTTGCCTCTTCCTCCGGCAGCCTTACCGAAATGGGACGGCGATGCGCAAACACTGATCGACGCAGCCAAGGCCGTTACTCCGCCACCAACATCTCCAGCGCACCCTTCACAGTCCGAACCTCACGCGGCTCTGACGAAAGCCGGATTGCTGAGACAACTCGCGGACCGACCCGAATCATTGCGCTGCAATGGTGGGCTCAAATGTCCACAGTCCGGCATATGGGAGGCTCGCGTGGCCGCAGCGCATCCGCTTGCCGCACTTTATAACCGATGGGACCGGCAAGCGTTCGTCGAGAAAGAGGCCAGCTTTCCCGATCCGCGACAGCAGCATCTGGACATATCGGCTCACGACGTCCGCTGGACCTGGCTGGGCAGCCCCAATCAGTTGCGCGTAGCGGATGTGTATGACATTGCATTGTAGGGCTTGTTTTGTGTTTGCCGCGTCGCGAGAGAAAGAACGGCACGGCAGCTTATGGCTGGCGCTCTCTATCGGGAGTTTTCCTGCCACCTGAAAAAGGAGCGGGAGAAGTTTTGCGACGTGTGGGCGAGATTGATAGAAAGGGATTCCTGATGAAATTAGAACGATGGTTAAGTCGCACTTACATGAAGTTCGCTCGCGTTCGATATCTGTTCGGTTTGTGGCTTCTTTTCGTCGTGGCACAAACCGCCCTTGCCGAATCCCCAATTCACCAGTTGATGACTGGCATGTCCAGTTCCGATTCGCCCCGTTATACGAAACTGCCGCTGTTTGCTCCGCATCGCAAGGATTTCACGTGTGTGTATCAGGAACAGCATCTGCCGCCTGTCGATCCGCAGGCCGAACTGTGGTTCCAGCAGGCACTCGCATCGGAACTTGATCCCAACATCTATTGGGAAGACAAGGACTGGAGAAAGATCTACCAGCTTTACTTGCAGGCTGCGGAACGTAACCACTGGAAAGCGATGCTCAACCTCGCCGCATTGATATTGAGCGGCTACCCGGTTCCCGTGAGGGACCCTGAGACGGCGATCCGCTGGGTGGAGAAAGCGATGCAACTTGGGGTGCCCGATGCCTGGGACACGATGGGTGTCTATCACATGAAGGGCATCGTCAAGGGCGGAGACGCTACGAGCGCGTACGCGTTTTTCCAGAAGGCGGCGGACATGGGTAGCCCGTCGGCCCAATCGTTCCTGGGTGCGGCGCTTGACGCCGGTTGGGACAATCCGGGCAACGGGTTCTGGGCCAATGTTCCCGTTGCGACGAAGATGCTGGAATGTGCTGTTGCCCAAGGCTATGGCGACGCTGCGTATGAGTTGGCGTTTCTCTATGCTGATCCCGGAACGCCTGAAGCTAAGTTTCACGCACTGAAACTGCTTCAGGAGGGTGCAAAGCTGGGTAGTGCAAAGTGTGCGGATAAATTGTCTGTTCAATTTAATGGCTTCGAATTGGCAAACGGTGGGAGTCTGGTCGGTCATGTCGATGAAGCCCGTGCAGATCGCTACAGCAAAGTCGGCGATATC
Above is a genomic segment from Paraburkholderia aromaticivorans containing:
- a CDS encoding type VI secretion system Vgr family protein — translated: MAWNTQSRTLEIVSDAIPEHCGKKIFEPVRCKGTDKLGRLFDYRIDVQTFEANGLHVNDMDRLVDVSKLVGKRLTVKIAIEGSGTQESDEQNIGADVRVITGVIAEVKCMGADDRRMFYRLRLRCLLWLASLNRDNRHFRDRTVREISDEILKKYPFSVRWNLIGAGNGSRNYPKRDYQRQFWESDFSCLNRLWQEWGITFYWDDDTLVLMDNAGYPAHGPACKTVRYLERGGQRIDEEHIHKLEYSRGLTTGKVAGIDYDYTRATNRQFKRRISNHRDAAHDNAEEYTWLDYAQPQQGAMGLNAEPNDYEFEGDHLARVRVDAHRNKSLVIKATGNLRGVMTGHQLTVAGHPFAPVNRKYIVTGTKIEIVNNDSVTQGGTLQREYTCRTKFTAIPNDHYYRTPQKAKKPRAFAEKAVVTGHDKKGVHTDAMARIRVKFIWDRVSQADEEASCWIPLMQVWQGQRYGMNFVPRVGDHVYIGFLNMDPDRPFILGSHTTDRNEAPWDLYANHALSGWRSQDLDGYGKGSNTVVTDDTPGQLQVQVTSDHANSRFVAGCNVRIDGNTGRSQARGEGIEIATDANAVMRANRGMLITTEARDGATAPMKDMGETIARLDEARTLHDRLAGDAQANGAQDSGGDQKAVAAAIRAQNRALAGKTGAGKFPEFAQPHVTLASPAGIESTTAGSTHVASGEHLAMTSGADVAIAAGGSFFGTFGNKLRMTVQKAGMRLVAVSGDIDLRALKDSINLLARLNVTVTAEKITISAKQEVEIRGGGSFTRWSSGKIYHGTPGQFEIHSAGRLFTGPDSASLPTLPESAPGQQELHFALGALANGAAHRYVEEPYELYQGNALIDSGVTDSYGRVVVKDHQPETTEYCVKLCYGGQFRLKVKDALNADADHIDQRSNRGDRAV
- a CDS encoding phospholipase D-like domain-containing protein; its protein translation is MSNLKTQNPVDVAITEVGGQAQGSVQWLLEKKTCPDAPEITEGNDLQFFICGQEGFGQLSKDLRAAKSTVDIVCWGFDPGMEVERTGEAWPRDLRYGDLLEQLAKAEVRVRLLLWFDPRASRKQNSMPGYTDVPVSLATSPIQRMVQGDDPYGNPVRHDWCKAWWKRHGLENDRIDSRKALYPDHLQIVLRGIEKQAVKGLLAADIAEEDRPDSSWLSPVDESALLWNYPTHHQKPVLIDYAHDGGSKAVGFVMGLNSVTDFWDTAEHKIETGLRETGARSTWEGEIDHEYRSDFGGGDPGEAQKVAAIHGGNYTSIRPYQDYACRVVGPALRRLHENFENGWNAFAPSQWKTSAKDGDSLPPKIPTLAKDSAQRVQIVRTQAAEGEKTIKKLYFQATSIARNYIYIENQYFFYPEFARHLKNERRKFCRAWARLAKKPMTAVPNLHLFIVIPHPEDDGMVPRTFDTLTELGKSDAMPAQAGYVDEGKADQQYGNHSTQATYTTTFTDESGEPVSIARTHPVLDRPSLETLERTLGLKVSVARLCTSDSVEGKMAYREIYIHSKLMIIDDVFLTLGSANLNQRSMSVDSEINIAATGAEHAARLRGAVFGLHSDNTTTGDGGREAMPDVFESWERLANTNLDKWKAGREKLKGFLMKFEDRRSTNTKHAMNTVPSSTDGETALT
- a CDS encoding IS5-like element ISRme6 family transposase (programmed frameshift), yielding MEAPIIDDELWTLIEPLLPPPKPRRKEHPGRPRVSDRAALNGILFVLKTGLRWNYLPTVLGFGSGATCWRRLNDWRKAGVWDRLHELLLDKLREAGQIDLSYAAVDSSSVRAVGAGGKTGPNPTDRSRPGSKHHILVDANGVPISAILTGANRNDVTQLLPLVDAIPPIRGTRGRPLQRPKVIYADRGYDSDPHRQRLRERGIKPVIARRRTEHGSGLGKFRWVVERTHSWLHNFRRLRIRFDRRADIHEAFLKFGCALVCWNIFRRTEQPF
- a CDS encoding SEL1-like repeat protein → MAAMSSSDSPRYTKLPLFAPHRRDFTCVYQEQHLPPVDPQAELWFQQALASELDPNIYWEDKDWRKIYQLYLQAAERNHWKAMLNLASLILSDYPIPVRDPDMAISWVEKAMQLGVPDAWDTMGVYHMNGIVKGGDATSAYAFFQKAADMGSPLAQAFLGAALDAGWDNPGNGFWANLPVGVKMLECAVAQGYGDAADELGLVYARPHTPEANLRALKVLHEGVKLGSAKCAKSLGVEFSGFSLSSGDNIAGYVDMERSKRYRKIGDVLKWYEGTLKLPNLDKVLPLPPAALPKWDGDAQTLIDAAKAVTPPPTSPAHPSQSEPHAALTKAGLLRQLADRPESLRCNGGLKCPQSGIWEARVAAAHPLAALYNRWDRQAFVEKEASFPDPRQQHLDISAHDVRWTWLGSPNQLRVADVYDIAL
- a CDS encoding tetratricopeptide repeat protein → MKLERWLSRTYMKFARVRYLFGLWLLFVVAQTALAESPIHQLMTGMSSSDSPRYTKLPLFAPHRKDFTCVYQEQHLPPVDPQAELWFQQALASELDPNIYWEDKDWRKIYQLYLQAAERNHWKAMLNLAALILSGYPVPVRDPETAIRWVEKAMQLGVPDAWDTMGVYHMKGIVKGGDATSAYAFFQKAADMGSPSAQSFLGAALDAGWDNPGNGFWANVPVATKMLECAVAQGYGDAAYELAFLYADPGTPEAKFHALKLLQEGAKLGSAKCADKLSVQFNGFELANGGSLVGHVDEARADRYSKVGDILRWYEGTLKLPNLDKVLPLPPAPLPKWDGDVQTLIDAAKAVTPPPPTPPAHSPQSEPHAALTKAGLLRQLADRPEPLRCNGGLKCPRSGIFSIGSFPAS